In Streptomyces violaceusniger Tu 4113, one DNA window encodes the following:
- a CDS encoding FHA domain-containing protein produces MGHGVPELVLELNGQTWTLDPSRSYSLGRDPQGDMVLDDARVSWRHATVRWGGRSWVIEDQGSTNGTYVQGRRIQQVEIGPGSAVHLGNATDGPRLSVSGGGASMGAAGAYGQQAAMGMPQQGQQAPAQQPQQQPGPGWPQQGGPQQGGPQQGGPQQGAPQPQGWPQPQQQPQAPHQQQPFIPQQQPQAPQNNLAQNGPGTGSSGPAGGAPAQGDRSPTTFHQLAAGRVMRIGRALENELVVSDLQVSRHHAEFRALPDGRFEIRDLGSHNGTYVNGQPVRQQIIGPTDTVGVGHSTFRLVGDRLEEFVDTGEVSFSARHLTVTVDGGKQILKDVSFGVPEKSLVAVIGPSGSGKSTLLKALTGYRPANQGDVLYDNRNLYKHFAELRQRIGLVPQDDILHKELTVQKALRYAAKLRFPGDTAEAEREARIDEVLRELKLDIHREKKVTALSGGQRKRVSVALELLTKPSLIFLDEPTSGLDPGMDRDVMQLLRGLADDGRTVLVVTHSVAELALCDKLLVMAPGGSVAYFGPPDEALNFFGYDSWADVFSSFENYRDYDWAGRWRGSQHYQMYAADLDSVAPQSVHVQAPPTRMQKPQSWGSQLWTLIRRYLSVIGSDKGFMGLMVILPAVLGSVSVVIPAKFGLQLAPKGSFNQAAGTVLLILVVGMCFTGAANSVRELIKERVIYERERAVGLSRSAYLMSKVIVLGVITACQGVIISAIGLSTRKMPAEGLLMPPAAELCLAVIAIGFTSMMVGLVISSLVKTAEKTMPLLVMFAIIQVVFTGVLFKIYGSLGVEQFAWLMPSRWAVGAAGATLDLGPGVGHMMAPWDSKKPLDTDPLWEHTTTQWGIDMIALIVLGIACGFVVARLLRRHEPEVMRK; encoded by the coding sequence GTGGGGCATGGAGTGCCGGAACTCGTACTGGAATTGAACGGACAGACCTGGACACTTGATCCGTCCAGGTCGTACAGCCTGGGGCGTGACCCACAGGGCGACATGGTGCTGGACGACGCCAGGGTCTCCTGGCGGCATGCCACGGTGCGCTGGGGTGGGCGCAGTTGGGTCATCGAGGATCAGGGCTCCACCAACGGCACCTATGTGCAGGGCCGGAGAATCCAACAGGTGGAAATCGGCCCTGGTTCGGCCGTCCATCTCGGCAATGCCACCGACGGCCCTCGGCTCAGCGTCTCCGGCGGTGGCGCCTCGATGGGCGCCGCGGGCGCGTACGGCCAGCAGGCGGCGATGGGCATGCCCCAGCAGGGCCAGCAGGCTCCCGCCCAGCAGCCGCAGCAGCAGCCCGGCCCCGGCTGGCCGCAGCAGGGCGGACCGCAGCAGGGCGGACCGCAGCAGGGCGGGCCCCAGCAGGGCGCGCCGCAGCCCCAAGGCTGGCCGCAGCCCCAGCAGCAGCCCCAGGCCCCGCACCAGCAGCAGCCGTTCATCCCGCAGCAGCAGCCCCAGGCCCCGCAGAACAACCTCGCGCAGAACGGCCCCGGCACCGGCTCCTCCGGCCCGGCCGGCGGCGCGCCCGCCCAGGGCGACCGCAGCCCGACCACCTTCCATCAGTTGGCCGCCGGCCGGGTGATGCGCATCGGTCGTGCGCTGGAGAACGAGCTGGTCGTCTCCGACCTGCAGGTCTCGCGCCACCACGCCGAGTTCCGGGCGCTGCCCGACGGCCGTTTCGAGATACGCGACCTCGGCAGCCACAACGGCACCTATGTCAACGGTCAGCCGGTGCGGCAGCAGATCATCGGCCCCACCGACACCGTTGGCGTCGGTCACTCCACCTTCCGGCTGGTCGGCGACCGCCTCGAGGAGTTCGTCGACACCGGTGAGGTCTCCTTCTCGGCCCGCCATCTGACGGTGACGGTCGACGGTGGCAAGCAGATCCTCAAGGACGTTTCCTTCGGCGTCCCGGAGAAGTCCCTGGTCGCGGTCATCGGCCCGTCCGGCTCCGGTAAGTCCACGCTGCTGAAGGCGCTCACCGGCTACCGCCCGGCCAACCAGGGCGATGTCCTCTACGACAACCGGAACCTCTACAAGCACTTCGCCGAGCTGCGCCAGCGCATCGGTCTGGTGCCCCAGGACGACATCCTGCACAAGGAGCTGACCGTCCAGAAGGCCCTGCGCTACGCCGCCAAGCTCCGCTTCCCCGGTGACACCGCCGAGGCCGAGCGCGAGGCCCGGATCGACGAGGTGCTGCGCGAGCTCAAGCTGGACATCCACCGGGAGAAGAAGGTCACCGCCCTCTCCGGCGGTCAGCGCAAGCGGGTCTCCGTAGCGCTGGAGCTGCTCACCAAGCCGTCGCTGATCTTCCTGGACGAGCCGACCTCCGGTCTCGACCCGGGCATGGACCGCGATGTCATGCAGTTGCTGCGCGGTCTCGCCGACGACGGCCGCACCGTGCTGGTGGTCACCCACTCGGTCGCCGAACTGGCGCTGTGCGACAAGCTCCTGGTGATGGCCCCGGGTGGCTCGGTGGCCTACTTCGGCCCGCCGGACGAGGCGCTCAACTTCTTCGGCTACGACAGCTGGGCGGATGTCTTCTCGTCGTTCGAGAACTACCGCGACTACGACTGGGCGGGCCGCTGGCGCGGTTCGCAGCACTACCAGATGTACGCGGCGGACCTCGACTCCGTCGCCCCGCAGTCCGTCCATGTCCAGGCCCCGCCGACCCGGATGCAGAAGCCGCAGAGCTGGGGATCGCAACTGTGGACGCTGATCCGTCGCTATCTGTCGGTGATCGGCTCCGACAAGGGCTTCATGGGGCTGATGGTGATCCTGCCCGCCGTGCTGGGCTCGGTGAGCGTTGTCATCCCGGCGAAGTTCGGCCTTCAGCTTGCCCCGAAGGGCAGTTTCAACCAGGCTGCCGGGACGGTTCTGCTGATCCTCGTAGTCGGCATGTGCTTCACCGGCGCGGCCAACTCCGTACGAGAATTGATCAAGGAACGGGTCATCTACGAACGGGAACGGGCGGTCGGCCTGTCCCGCTCCGCGTATCTGATGTCCAAGGTGATCGTGCTCGGTGTGATCACCGCCTGCCAGGGCGTCATCATCTCCGCCATCGGTCTCTCGACGCGCAAGATGCCCGCGGAGGGCCTGCTGATGCCGCCGGCCGCCGAGCTCTGCCTGGCCGTCATCGCGATCGGCTTCACCTCGATGATGGTCGGCCTGGTCATCTCGTCTCTGGTGAAGACCGCCGAGAAGACCATGCCGCTGCTGGTCATGTTCGCGATCATCCAGGTCGTCTTCACCGGCGTGCTGTTCAAGATCTACGGATCGCTCGGTGTGGAGCAGTTCGCCTGGCTGATGCCGTCCCGCTGGGCGGTCGGCGCGGCCGGTGCCACGCTGGACCTGGGCCCGGGCGTCGGCCACATGATGGCGCCGTGGGACAGCAAGAAGCCCCTGGACACCGACCCGCTGTGGGAGCACACCACGACTCAGTGGGGCATCGACATGATCGCGCTGATCGTCCTCGGCATCGCGTGCGGCTTCGTGGTCGCGCGGCTGCTGCGCCGCCATGAGCCGGAGGTCATGCGCAAGTAG
- a CDS encoding streptophobe family protein — protein sequence MSASGGGRVPWGAALLAAIATVSWAFLAMVGIAALGLHLIGADRAGALGPMTAAVTVLAVGGSVIPSGDVGVFGLEGAQAHAAIDIAPLGVSLAGALLLGWLFVRSLRAAGAVIGRAELAVRAGLVAALFLLLLAGLTWVGNDTVTIDGATLVLPGLGRQRTEHDLLSRLPEQLGDIADIGAGLLPDRLAELVDAKASVGFTVAAGRSVLGGAVWVVAVLLIALPATRRTPLPPGGQALHRTVRPAVSALCGVLVLAVGAGLVAGIYAAVGDDHPGLVLGSALLGAPNGVWIGVPLGLFIPWYGRASGALREVLPDPVDDLLAGPGGEPLTVGRLAELDGRVWLLVVASVLLMLAAGVLTAARTPVGSSRPFAFAGWCALRLGVVTALALPLLVWLTRVSAGASLSVLGFDTFGAGLELYGNAPLACALGAGWGAAAGAAGALAAWATGAAGRRAAALARRDEGAAGTRRDDGGGGDGDGRPEGYEGGRGA from the coding sequence ATGAGCGCGAGCGGTGGCGGACGAGTGCCCTGGGGGGCCGCGCTGCTCGCCGCTATCGCGACCGTGAGCTGGGCGTTTCTGGCCATGGTGGGGATCGCCGCGCTCGGTCTGCATCTGATCGGCGCCGACCGTGCGGGCGCGCTCGGGCCGATGACCGCCGCGGTGACGGTGCTGGCGGTCGGCGGTTCCGTCATCCCGTCCGGCGATGTGGGCGTCTTCGGGCTGGAGGGTGCCCAGGCCCACGCCGCCATCGATATCGCGCCACTCGGGGTGAGCCTGGCCGGTGCGCTGCTGCTGGGGTGGCTGTTCGTACGGTCACTGCGGGCCGCGGGGGCGGTGATCGGCCGGGCCGAACTCGCCGTGCGCGCGGGCCTCGTGGCCGCGCTCTTCCTGCTGCTGCTCGCCGGGCTGACCTGGGTGGGCAACGATACGGTCACGATCGACGGCGCCACGCTCGTCCTGCCCGGCCTCGGCAGACAGCGCACCGAGCACGATCTGCTGAGCCGGCTCCCCGAGCAGCTCGGCGATATCGCGGACATCGGCGCCGGGCTGCTGCCGGACCGGCTGGCCGAGCTCGTCGACGCCAAGGCGTCCGTCGGCTTCACCGTGGCGGCCGGCCGCTCGGTGCTCGGCGGCGCGGTGTGGGTCGTCGCCGTCCTGCTGATCGCGCTGCCGGCCACGCGCCGTACCCCGCTGCCGCCCGGCGGGCAGGCGCTGCACCGCACCGTCCGGCCGGCGGTGTCCGCGCTGTGCGGGGTGCTGGTGCTCGCGGTCGGCGCGGGTCTGGTGGCCGGGATCTACGCGGCGGTCGGGGATGACCATCCGGGGCTGGTGCTCGGGTCGGCGCTGCTCGGCGCGCCCAACGGGGTGTGGATCGGCGTACCGCTCGGGCTGTTCATTCCCTGGTACGGCAGGGCGAGCGGCGCGCTGAGGGAGGTGCTGCCCGACCCCGTGGACGATCTGCTCGCCGGGCCGGGCGGGGAGCCGCTCACGGTGGGGCGGCTGGCCGAGCTCGACGGCCGGGTCTGGCTGCTGGTGGTCGCCAGTGTGCTGCTGATGCTCGCCGCCGGGGTGCTCACCGCGGCCCGTACGCCCGTGGGGAGCTCCCGGCCGTTCGCCTTCGCGGGGTGGTGTGCGCTGCGGCTGGGCGTGGTGACCGCGCTCGCGCTGCCACTGCTGGTGTGGCTGACCCGGGTCTCGGCGGGCGCGAGCCTGTCCGTGCTCGGCTTCGACACCTTCGGGGCGGGGCTCGAGCTGTACGGAAACGCGCCGCTCGCGTGTGCGCTGGGTGCGGGGTGGGGCGCGGCGGCGGGGGCCGCCGGGGCGCTCGCGGCATGGGCCACGGGCGCGGCGGGCCGCCGGGCCGCGGCGCTCGCACGGCGGGACGAGGGGGCGGCCGGGACGCGGCGGGACGACGGGGGCGGGGGCGACGGGGACGGGAGGCCCGAAGGGTACGAGGGCGGACGTGGCGCATGA
- the serB gene encoding phosphoserine phosphatase SerB, whose amino-acid sequence MSTSRIPPVTVVPDDDDAPTLLVKIFGKDRPGITAGLCDTLAAYGVHIVDIEQVVTRGRIVLCVLVTAPTADGAEGDLRATVHSWAESMRLQAEIISGRGDNRPRGTGRSHVTMLGNPLTAESTAAIASRITGTGGNIDRIFRLAKYPVTAVEFEVSGAETEPLRTALAIEAADIGVDVAVVASGLQRRAQRLVVMDVDSTLIQDEVIELFAAHAGCEDEVAEVTARAMRGELDFEQSLHARVALLAGIDESVVEKVRAEVRLTPGARTLIRTLKRLGYQVGVVSGGFTQVTDDLKERLGLDFASANTLEVVDGKLTGRVVGEVVDRAGKARLLRRFAAEAGVPLVQTVAIGDGANDLDMLNAAGLGVAFNAKPVVREAAHTAVNVPFLDTVLYLLGVTREEVEAADAHVD is encoded by the coding sequence ATGAGCACATCGCGGATCCCCCCTGTCACCGTCGTCCCGGACGACGACGATGCCCCCACCCTCCTTGTCAAGATCTTCGGCAAGGACCGCCCCGGTATCACCGCCGGGCTCTGCGACACTCTCGCCGCCTACGGCGTGCACATAGTGGACATAGAGCAGGTCGTCACCCGGGGCCGCATCGTGCTGTGCGTCCTGGTCACGGCTCCGACGGCCGACGGCGCTGAAGGTGATCTGCGGGCCACCGTGCATAGCTGGGCGGAGTCGATGCGGCTCCAGGCCGAGATCATCTCCGGCCGGGGCGACAACCGGCCGCGTGGCACCGGCCGGTCGCATGTCACCATGCTGGGCAATCCGCTGACCGCCGAGTCGACCGCCGCCATCGCCTCCCGGATCACCGGCACCGGCGGCAACATCGACCGGATCTTCCGGCTGGCGAAGTATCCGGTGACGGCCGTGGAGTTCGAGGTGTCCGGCGCCGAGACGGAGCCGCTGCGCACCGCGCTGGCCATCGAGGCCGCCGATATCGGCGTCGATGTGGCCGTGGTGGCGTCGGGGCTGCAGCGCCGGGCCCAGCGCCTGGTGGTCATGGACGTGGACTCCACTCTGATCCAGGACGAGGTGATCGAGCTCTTCGCCGCGCATGCGGGCTGTGAGGACGAGGTCGCCGAGGTCACGGCGCGGGCGATGCGCGGTGAGCTGGACTTCGAGCAGTCGCTGCACGCGCGGGTCGCGCTGCTGGCGGGGATCGACGAGTCCGTGGTGGAGAAGGTCCGCGCCGAGGTCCGGCTCACGCCGGGCGCCCGTACGCTGATCCGCACCCTGAAGCGTCTCGGCTATCAGGTGGGCGTGGTCTCCGGTGGCTTTACGCAGGTCACCGACGATCTCAAGGAGCGGCTGGGGCTGGACTTCGCCTCCGCCAACACCCTGGAGGTCGTGGACGGCAAGCTGACCGGCCGGGTGGTCGGCGAGGTGGTGGACCGGGCGGGCAAGGCCCGGCTGCTGCGGCGCTTCGCGGCGGAGGCGGGGGTGCCGTTGGTGCAGACCGTCGCGATCGGCGACGGGGCCAACGACCTGGACATGCTGAACGCGGCCGGGCTGGGCGTCGCCTTCAACGCCAAGCCGGTGGTCCGGGAGGCCGCGCACACCGCCGTGAACGTGCCGTTCCTCGACACGGTGCTGTATCTGCTGGGCGTGACCCGCGAAGAGGTCGAGGCGGCGGACGCGCACGTGGACTGA
- a CDS encoding SixA phosphatase family protein yields the protein MSVDVPRRIVLLRHAKADWPQVADHERPLAERGRNDAPLAGRRIAEAGLTPELTLCSTALRTRETWKLVVHELPHRPKTVYEERLYDAPVGQLIEVINETADDVTDLLVVGHNPGMHGLADALAGEADEGARERMERGAFPTSAFAVVTFSGSWKSVEIGCGRLAGFWAPHE from the coding sequence ATGAGCGTCGATGTGCCCCGCAGGATTGTCCTCCTTCGACACGCCAAGGCCGACTGGCCCCAGGTGGCCGACCATGAGCGCCCGCTCGCGGAGCGTGGCCGCAATGACGCCCCGCTCGCCGGGCGCCGGATCGCGGAGGCCGGTCTCACCCCCGAACTCACCCTCTGCTCCACCGCGCTGCGCACCCGTGAGACCTGGAAGCTAGTGGTCCACGAGCTGCCGCACCGCCCCAAGACCGTCTATGAGGAGCGGCTGTACGACGCCCCGGTCGGTCAGCTCATCGAGGTGATCAATGAGACCGCGGACGACGTCACCGATCTGCTGGTCGTCGGCCACAACCCCGGGATGCACGGCCTCGCCGACGCGCTGGCGGGCGAGGCCGACGAGGGCGCCAGGGAGCGTATGGAGCGTGGTGCCTTCCCCACCTCCGCGTTCGCCGTCGTGACCTTCAGCGGCTCGTGGAAGTCGGTCGAGATCGGCTGCGGGCGCCTCGCCGGCTTCTGGGCGCCCCACGAGTGA
- a CDS encoding SGM_5486 family transporter-associated protein, with protein sequence MPVLDENPPDGQKKLLIILGVMLGITVVVGVIATLASP encoded by the coding sequence ATGCCAGTGCTCGATGAGAACCCCCCGGACGGCCAGAAGAAGCTCCTCATCATCCTCGGCGTGATGCTGGGCATCACCGTGGTCGTCGGCGTGATCGCCACCCTCGCCTCGCCCTGA
- a CDS encoding CynX/NimT family MFS transporter has translation MHTPPSDDLATLDTADSAPRPAEPGGPRRAASPWRGRVMAAGLILAALNLRPAVTSLGPLLEEVRADLGMSGTVAGVLTSVPAACFALFGFTAPRLARRWGPVAIVCAGLAAIAAGLLLRPLAGGTVAFLAASALALAGIAVSNVLMPVIVKRWFPDRVGSMTGLYSMGLSLGTAASAAVTVPMTAALGGSWRTGLGVWALLAAVALVAWLFLARDRTSGSRADGAEATRTEATGSEAGRTDVDAPATAESVAAAETAAPADGPAFRITRSPLAWAMAVFFGFQATAAYISMGWMPQIFRDAGVSASTSGLLLAVMMAMGVPLAFVLPRIAARLRHQGVLVVILGVFGLTGYAGLWLAPAGGAWAWALLLGIANCAFPLALTMIGMRTRTHAGVVRLSAFAQSVGYLLSIPGPLLVGVLYQHSGGWGQPIALMAGFMVPQIIAGVLAGRDRTLEDEG, from the coding sequence ATGCACACGCCCCCGTCTGACGATCTCGCGACGCTCGACACCGCCGACTCCGCGCCCCGCCCGGCGGAACCGGGAGGACCGCGCCGCGCCGCCTCACCCTGGCGAGGCCGCGTCATGGCGGCAGGGCTCATTCTCGCCGCGCTCAATCTCCGCCCCGCCGTCACCAGCCTCGGTCCGCTGCTCGAAGAGGTCCGCGCCGACCTCGGGATGAGCGGCACCGTCGCCGGAGTGCTCACCTCCGTGCCCGCGGCGTGTTTCGCGCTCTTCGGGTTCACCGCACCCCGGCTGGCCCGGCGCTGGGGGCCGGTGGCCATCGTCTGCGCCGGGCTCGCCGCCATCGCCGCCGGTCTGCTGCTGCGCCCCCTGGCCGGCGGGACCGTGGCGTTCCTGGCGGCCAGCGCGCTCGCCCTGGCCGGGATCGCGGTGAGCAACGTCCTGATGCCGGTGATCGTCAAGCGCTGGTTCCCGGACCGGGTCGGTTCGATGACCGGGCTGTACTCGATGGGCCTGTCGCTGGGCACGGCCGCCTCCGCGGCGGTCACCGTGCCGATGACCGCTGCACTGGGCGGCTCCTGGCGGACCGGGCTCGGGGTGTGGGCGCTGCTCGCCGCGGTGGCGCTGGTGGCGTGGCTGTTCCTCGCCCGCGACCGTACGAGCGGTTCGCGGGCGGACGGCGCCGAGGCGACTCGTACCGAGGCGACCGGCAGCGAGGCGGGCCGTACGGACGTGGACGCACCGGCCACGGCCGAGAGCGTCGCCGCGGCCGAGACCGCCGCCCCGGCCGACGGGCCCGCGTTCCGCATCACCCGCAGCCCCCTCGCCTGGGCGATGGCCGTCTTCTTCGGCTTCCAGGCCACCGCCGCGTACATCTCCATGGGCTGGATGCCGCAGATCTTCCGGGACGCGGGGGTCTCCGCCTCCACCTCCGGATTGCTGCTGGCCGTGATGATGGCGATGGGTGTGCCGCTCGCCTTCGTCCTGCCACGGATCGCCGCCCGGCTGCGGCACCAGGGCGTCCTGGTCGTCATCCTCGGCGTCTTCGGCCTCACCGGTTACGCCGGGCTGTGGCTGGCCCCGGCCGGTGGCGCCTGGGCCTGGGCCCTGCTGCTCGGCATCGCCAACTGCGCCTTCCCGCTCGCCCTCACCATGATCGGCATGCGGACGAGGACCCACGCGGGCGTGGTCCGGCTGTCGGCCTTCGCGCAGTCCGTCGGCTATCTGCTGTCCATCCCGGGCCCGCTGCTGGTCGGCGTGCTCTACCAGCACAGCGGCGGCTGGGGACAGCCCATCGCGCTGATGGCCGGGTTCATGGTGCCGCAGATCATCGCGGGCGTGCTGGCCGGACGCGACCGCACTCTTGAGGACGAGGGCTGA
- a CDS encoding FadR/GntR family transcriptional regulator, protein MPLTSPRRSALADQVIAQLRAQITSGEWPVGSRIPTEPELVEQLGVARNTVREAVRALAHNGLLDIRQGSGTYVLATSELAGVMHRRFAAADPRHVAELRSALETKAAQLAAERRTEQDLKQLDAQLDRRERAWEAGDPDAFVEADATLHMAVVAASHNDVLAELYADLGAVVRDFLRADVDSGMGPDTYVDHGRLVEAIREGDGERAATEASTHPFGCRFRAR, encoded by the coding sequence ATGCCGCTGACCTCGCCCCGGCGTTCCGCCCTCGCCGACCAGGTGATCGCCCAGCTGCGCGCCCAGATCACCTCGGGCGAATGGCCGGTGGGCTCGCGGATCCCCACCGAGCCCGAGCTGGTCGAGCAACTGGGGGTCGCGCGCAACACCGTGCGGGAGGCCGTACGCGCCCTCGCGCACAACGGGCTGCTGGACATCCGCCAGGGCTCGGGCACCTATGTGCTGGCGACCAGCGAACTGGCCGGGGTGATGCACCGCCGCTTCGCCGCCGCCGACCCCCGTCATGTGGCCGAGCTGCGCAGCGCCCTGGAGACCAAGGCCGCCCAGCTCGCCGCGGAGCGCCGCACCGAACAGGACCTCAAGCAACTGGACGCACAGCTCGACCGGCGCGAGCGGGCCTGGGAGGCGGGCGACCCGGACGCGTTCGTCGAGGCGGACGCCACCTTGCACATGGCGGTCGTCGCCGCGTCGCACAACGATGTGCTGGCGGAGCTGTACGCGGATCTGGGCGCGGTCGTACGGGACTTCCTGCGCGCGGACGTGGACAGCGGGATGGGCCCGGACACGTATGTGGACCACGGACGGCTGGTGGAGGCGATCCGGGAGGGCGACGGGGAGCGAGCGGCGACCGAGGCCAGCACCCACCCGTTCGGCTGCCGTTTCCGCGCGCGCTGA
- the fabI gene encoding enoyl-ACP reductase FabI, with the protein MSGILAGKRILVTGVITEASIAFHAAKLAQEEGAEVILTGFGRVSLVERIAKRLPKPAPVIELDVQNQEQLDGLAGKVREHLGEGVDLDGVVHSIAFGPQGAFNFLEGSWEDVGTAVHVSAYSLKALTMACLPLMPRGGSIVGLTFDAQFAWPKYDWMGVAKAALESTSRYLARDLGEKNVRCNLVSAGPIKSMAAKSIPGFEELADVWNHRAPIGWDLTDPEPAGRGVVALLSDWFPRTTGEIVHVDGGVHMMGA; encoded by the coding sequence ATGAGTGGAATTCTCGCTGGTAAGCGCATCCTGGTCACAGGCGTCATCACCGAGGCGTCCATCGCCTTCCACGCCGCCAAGCTGGCCCAGGAGGAGGGCGCCGAGGTCATCCTCACCGGCTTCGGCCGGGTCTCCCTCGTCGAGCGGATCGCCAAGCGGCTGCCCAAGCCGGCCCCGGTCATCGAGCTGGACGTGCAGAACCAGGAGCAGCTCGACGGCCTGGCCGGCAAGGTGCGTGAGCACCTGGGCGAGGGTGTCGACCTCGACGGTGTGGTGCACTCCATCGCCTTCGGCCCGCAGGGCGCGTTCAACTTCCTCGAGGGAAGCTGGGAGGACGTCGGCACGGCCGTGCACGTCTCGGCCTACTCCCTCAAGGCGCTCACCATGGCGTGCCTGCCGCTGATGCCGCGCGGCGGCTCGATCGTCGGCCTGACCTTCGACGCCCAGTTCGCCTGGCCGAAGTACGACTGGATGGGCGTGGCCAAGGCCGCGCTGGAGTCCACCAGCCGCTACCTCGCCCGCGACCTCGGCGAGAAGAACGTGCGCTGCAACCTGGTCTCCGCCGGGCCGATCAAGTCCATGGCCGCGAAGTCGATCCCCGGCTTCGAGGAGCTCGCGGACGTGTGGAACCACCGGGCCCCGATCGGCTGGGACCTGACCGACCCGGAGCCGGCCGGCCGCGGCGTCGTCGCTCTGCTGTCCGACTGGTTCCCGCGCACCACGGGCGAGATCGTGCATGTCGACGGCGGTGTGCACATGATGGGTGCCTGA
- the fabG gene encoding 3-oxoacyl-[acyl-carrier-protein] reductase: MSRSVLVTGGNRGIGLAIARAFADAGDKVAITYRSGEPPADLLAVKCDITEPEQVEQAYKEIEEKHGAVEVLVANAGVTRDQLLMRMSEEDFATVLETNLTGTFRVVKRANRGMLRARKGRVVLISSVVGLMGSAGQANYAASKAGLVGFARSLARELGSRNITVNVVAPGFVDTDMTRALNDDQRENIVKQVPLARYAQPEEIAASVRFLASDEAAYITGAVIPVDGGLGMGH, translated from the coding sequence TTGAGCCGCTCGGTTCTCGTCACCGGAGGCAACCGCGGCATCGGCCTCGCCATCGCCCGTGCCTTCGCCGATGCTGGCGACAAGGTCGCCATCACCTACCGGTCCGGCGAGCCGCCGGCCGACTTGCTCGCGGTCAAGTGCGACATCACCGAGCCGGAGCAGGTGGAGCAGGCGTACAAGGAGATCGAGGAGAAGCACGGCGCGGTCGAGGTCCTGGTGGCCAACGCCGGGGTCACCCGCGACCAACTGCTGATGCGGATGTCCGAGGAGGACTTCGCCACCGTCCTCGAGACCAACCTCACCGGCACGTTCCGCGTGGTCAAGCGGGCCAACCGCGGGATGCTGCGGGCCCGTAAGGGGCGCGTGGTGCTGATCTCGTCGGTCGTCGGGCTGATGGGTTCGGCCGGTCAGGCGAACTATGCCGCGTCCAAGGCGGGCCTGGTGGGCTTCGCCCGATCCCTCGCCCGTGAGCTGGGCTCGCGCAACATCACCGTCAATGTGGTCGCGCCCGGTTTCGTCGACACGGACATGACGCGCGCGCTCAACGACGACCAGCGCGAGAACATCGTGAAGCAGGTACCGCTCGCGCGTTACGCGCAGCCCGAGGAGATCGCCGCCTCGGTCCGCTTCCTGGCCTCCGACGAGGCCGCGTACATCACTGGAGCCGTCATCCCTGTCGACGGCGGATTGGGCATGGGTCACTGA
- a CDS encoding NmrA/HSCARG family protein, with protein MTTHHDKRTILVLGATGNQGGSVARELLRRGHSVRGLTRDPRSAKAQELAAAGAEVVSGDLDDRRSLDAAFSGVYGVYSVQTFMGPGGIEAEERQGRTVAEAAARAEVEHLVYGSVGGAERDSGVPHFDSKARIEKHIVGLGLPATMLRPTYFINNFAFMGPVRDADGLVVSLALKPGTALQMIAPEDIGLFAADAFDNPEEYVGSQLELASEELTGPQIAEVFEKVSGIPTRFQEQDLDRLRQVGSEMGAMFAWFNDHGYRADIPALRAQHPELTTLETWARRSWTAPAAQ; from the coding sequence ATGACCACCCACCACGACAAGCGGACCATTCTGGTCCTGGGCGCGACCGGCAACCAGGGCGGCTCCGTCGCCCGCGAGCTGCTCCGCCGGGGCCACTCGGTGCGCGGGCTGACCCGCGACCCGCGCTCGGCGAAGGCACAGGAGCTGGCCGCGGCGGGCGCCGAGGTCGTCTCGGGCGACCTCGACGACCGGCGTTCCCTGGACGCCGCGTTCAGCGGTGTGTACGGGGTCTACAGCGTGCAGACCTTCATGGGTCCCGGCGGGATCGAGGCCGAGGAGCGGCAGGGCCGTACGGTCGCCGAGGCCGCGGCACGGGCCGAGGTGGAACACCTCGTCTACGGCTCGGTCGGCGGCGCCGAGCGCGACTCCGGAGTGCCGCACTTCGACAGCAAGGCCCGTATCGAGAAGCACATCGTCGGCCTCGGGCTGCCCGCGACCATGCTGCGCCCGACCTACTTCATCAACAATTTCGCCTTCATGGGCCCCGTCCGCGACGCGGACGGGCTCGTGGTCAGCCTGGCCCTGAAGCCCGGGACGGCGCTGCAGATGATCGCCCCCGAGGACATCGGCCTGTTCGCCGCCGACGCCTTCGACAACCCCGAGGAGTACGTCGGCAGCCAGCTCGAGCTGGCCTCCGAGGAGCTCACGGGTCCGCAGATCGCCGAGGTGTTCGAGAAGGTCTCGGGCATCCCCACCCGCTTCCAGGAGCAGGATCTCGATCGGCTGCGGCAGGTCGGCTCCGAGATGGGCGCCATGTTCGCCTGGTTCAACGACCACGGCTACCGGGCGGACATCCCCGCCCTGCGCGCTCAGCACCCCGAGCTGACCACCCTGGAGACCTGGGCCCGCCGGTCATGGACCGCCCCCGCCGCCCAGTAG